The following coding sequences lie in one Ostrea edulis chromosome 8, xbOstEdul1.1, whole genome shotgun sequence genomic window:
- the LOC125663208 gene encoding uncharacterized protein F54H12.2-like, which produces MMHRESCACGTDSLELFKVPPTNVTLEDSKWMEYYPISSTLNSDTAPIEFEIKGQGDEYLDLSQSYLQMVCKFTKADGTALTGAGSTSTPVNNILHSLFSEIDVSLNGKVITPGMDTYPYKAYLEKLLSYAPKTLKTQMRACTLWEKDTASQMEDREYSGLVQPPKDFTVVGDKVTINAMLPTPIYPDDSQNVGLRKRHHKINNSKEIVLMDRLHLDLFQQEKCLPNGVDVRLRFNRARPQFYMMTDAGSSGKVAIQSMVLWVRKVKPTPTIINLINQQLSTQTAKYPLRRVEVKTFTIPTGTQSKITDHLFQGQMPKLILLGFVENAAFNGDDAKNPFNFQNQKIKKLEVSINGDMMETRPLEPNFTADQYLRSYLSLYKGLGKLGQDWAPDITLEEYKNGYSLWCMDFTKDQEAQTDKFHLIQTGNLRVEVQFADSIATTLNCVVYAVFDNLLEINKQREVSIDY; this is translated from the coding sequence ATGATGCACAGAGAATCCTGCGCGTGTGGGACCGACAGTTTGGAACTGTTTAAAGTTCCCCCGACTAACGTCACTTTAGAAGACTCTAAATGGATGGAATATTATCCGATTTCCAGTACGTTAAATTCGGATACGGCtcccattgaatttgaaatcaaaggtcaaggagatgaatatctggatttatcTCAATCGTATCTCCAGATGGTCTGTAAATTCACCAAAGCAGACGGAACGGCTCTCACGGGAGCGGGTTCTACTTCCACCCCGGtcaataacatcttacattccTTATTCAGTGAAATCGATGTGAGTCTCAATGGCAAAGTCATTACCCCCGGAATGGATACTTATCCGTACAAAGCCTACTTGGAAAAATTACTGTCTTATGCCCCCAAAACTCTGAAAACTCAGATGAGAGCCTGTACCTTGTGGGAAAAAGATACCGCCAGTCAAATGGAAGATCGAGAGTATTCTGGTCTGGTTCAACCTCCAAAGGATTTTACCGTAGTTGGTGATAAAGTCACCATCAATGCAATGCTACCCACCCCAATATATCCCGACGATTCTCAGAATGTGGGGTTGAGAAAACGTCATCACAAAATAAATAACAGTAAGGAAATTGTCTTGATGGACCGTTtacatctggatttgtttcAGCAAGAGAAATGTCTACCGAACGGAGTAGACGTACGTCTCCGATTCAATCGTGCCAGACCTCAATTCTACATGATGACCGATGCCGGAAGTAGTGGGAAAGTAGCCATTCAAAGTATGGTGTTGTGGGTGAGAAAAGTCAAACCGACTCCAACGATCATCAATCTGATCAATCAACAGCTGAGTACTCAAACAGCTAAATATCCATTGAGAAGAGTGGAAGTGAAAACGTTCACGATCCCCACCGGGACCCAATCGAAAATCACCGATCACCTATTCCAAGGCCAGATGCCCAAACTCATCCTCTTGGGGTTTGTGGAAAACGCCGCCTTTAACGGGGATGATGCTAAAAATCCGTTTAATTTCCAAAATCAGAAAATCAAAAAATTAGAAGTCAGTATCAATGGAGACATGATGGAAACTCGTCCCCTGGAACCGAATTTCACGGCCGATCAGTATCTGAGATCGTATTTAAGTCTGTACAAAGGATTGGGAAAATTAGGGCAAGATTGGGCTCCCGACATTACTCTGGAAGAGTATAAAAACGGTTACAGCCTATGGTGTATGGATTTCACCAAAGATCAAGAAGCTCAGacggataaatttcatctcatacagaCGGGGAACCTGAGAGTAGAAGTACAATTTGCCGACAGCATAGCGACGACCTTAAACTGCGTGGTGTATGCCGTCTTTGACAATTTGctagaaatcaacaaacaacgaGAAGTCAGCATCGATTACTGA
- the LOC125663207 gene encoding uncharacterized protein LOC125663207 — MAEGRRDPIYNFQTLSGFRYRLVVVAEERVGENWVVRSQNDLSTFSPFDRSGAREIIDRVRQEYEGRSRRRTARMSTATRPRRRAPQPPSPPPPYSPTTPTAPPAIPSAPEEYSPVPMSESPASPVEYSPRSPSPAPPPSPAQSRSLLVADTPPPSPPRPAAPARPPPPTIRSAGRTLPPRPPHTPVASHPPRNHPMTVPGWADRAVPIWFKCPICWQDRVHSGITCGGCGQRPACCLCVEQLAERRYTRGRCPLCRFTRSRH; from the coding sequence ATGGCTGAAGGAAGAAGAGACCCGATCTACAACTTCCAGACCTTGTCTGGATTTCGGTACCGGTTGGTAGTGGTGGCTGAGGAACGGGTAGGGGAGAATTGGGTCGTGCGTTCTCAGAACGACCTGAGCACCTTCTCCCCTTTCGACCGCAGTGGGGCCCGTGAGATCATCGACCGAGTGCGGCAAGAGTATGAAGGGAGGAGTCGCCGCCGCACCGCTCGGATGTCTACGGCTACGAGACCGCGCCGACGGGCCCCACAGCCAccctcaccaccaccaccttacTCCCCGACGACGCCTACAGCACCACCAGCGATACCATCGGCACCGGAGGAATACAGCCCGGTGCCGATGAGCGAGTCGCCAGCGTCACCGGTGGAGTATTCACCGAGGTCACCGTCCCCCGCGCCACCTCCAAGCCCAGCCCAGAGTCGGTCGCTGTTGGTCGCAGACACGCCACCACCATCACCACCGAGACCAGCAGCCCCGGCAAGACCCCCACCACCTACCATTCGGTCTGCAGGGAGGACTCTGCCACCGAGACCACCCCACACACCTGTGGCAAGTCATCCCCCGAGGAACCACCCTATGACTGTCCCTGGCTGGGCAGATAGGGCGGTTCCTATCTGGTTTAAGTGCCCTATCTGCTGGCAAGACAGGGTACACTCTGGAATTACGTGCGGGGGATGTGGGCAGCGCCCAGCTTGCTGCTTGTGTGTGGAGCAGTTAGCGGAGAGGAGATACACCCGGGGACGGTGCCCGTTATGCCGGTTTACCAGATCCAGGCATTGA